The nucleotide window TTTCTTGTCTTCTTTCGCCTTCGCCTTCTTGTGCTCCATaatcttcattctcttctctttcttttcctttggatcCCTTAACGTTTCCATGGATTTCATCTGTGTTCTCGAtgcctccatctcctcctccatcttcagttttttcatcttctGCCGCCTCGCCTTGCGCCTTATCTCTTCCCTCGTTTTCTTCGATGTCTTCAGCCTTGAGCTGTAGGAGGAGATCTCCTCCATATTTTCCAGGCTCTCCTTCACTTGCTCCATGCAGATTTTCTTCTCGGGTGGATAAGGAGTCTCAGTCACCTTAGTAGCCTCAGCCATGTTGGGCGTCTCCGGCCTCTTGGGGGGCTCCGGCCTCTTGATGTTTTCCGGATCCAATGAGTCTATCGGGTTGGTTTGGGAACCCTGCTCAGGCGCCTTCTTGTAACGGCCACTGAACAGGGACGCCAAGCGCTTCTTGTGCACTTCCTTGATTTTCGTGGCTGGTTTTCTAGGACGTTTCTTGATTGGCTTCAGACTCTTCCAGACTCTGAAGTAGCCCTCAGCCTTACTGCCGCTCACCCGGAGCAAGGTGCCTCTCCCCGACGCTGCCTGGGGCGTCTCGGAAGAATGGCGGCTGCATTTCCGGCGCACTTGGTAGCCAGCATTGCCAAATTCCTTCTTGAGTACAGTGAGAGTCAATCCTTTGTGGGCAGCAATGGCCCGCAGCAGGAGCTGGGAGACTCTGAGCACCGACCGCCGACGATGCCTCACTTGGGTGTCTAGCGTCTTTTCGGAAGATTCAAGGACTAGCTCTTTAGAAAGGCCACCAGGGTCAGCGGCTGCCTCAGTCATGGTGACCCCTGCTCCCGCCACTGCGGGGCAGTTGGTTTGAGACTTCCCCACCCTGCTTGGCCTccgaggggaggggaggagtggCTTACGTCACAGAGGGCTGGCACTACGCATGCGCAGAGTGGGAGATGGGGGAGAAGGCAGGTGGGGGGGCGATAACAACCAATCGGATGTACCCATACACCCTAAGCCCCACTAGGTGTCGGGAGCGTGTCAGGGGATGGGGAACAAGTTCAGTCCTTGTTTTCAAAGAACATATTAGTGTGTTGTATTAGGACAGAGGAACGGAACATGTCCATACGTAGTTAGGACAGACAAAGTAGATGCATTAATGCGAGGGGGAAAACCGGGAGGGCCTCCTCGAGAATAGCGGTTCTTACCTTGGGTTTGTTGGCCTTTTGTTTGAATTGGTAggatttcaataaaattggttttcttttcttttctacattAAGAAACATCTTGAGAAGGGCTTCACTTAACTGCGAAAGCCATCCATGAGACACACACAAAAGGGTtaagaatcactgatttagaaagTTGTGCTTAATAACTGGAATCCAAGTAGATTCcaatcagttgggaaatgactgaggCAATTAGGGTGTtcgaatggaatggaatattattactcCTTATGAAAAGATGAAAgggatgaattcagagaaacccaggaagacttttgtgaattgatgcagaaccaggagaataatttataccaGGACTAAAACATTGGAGAGGAAAAcagctatgaaagacttaatAATGTGAGGAATGCAATAAATCATCACAACCCGCATGTTTCCCACCCTTTAACAGGGAGGTGAAGTACAGTCAGACAATGGGcggatttattttgtttgattttatttatttgttatgagTGTGAAAAGAGGTTGGATTGGACCGTGGGGACCATCGTAGGAAGTATTATTGActgcctattcttgtcccttaggtacagtctgcctcagtttcttcctttgtaaaatggggaggataataatagcacctaaattgcagggttgttgtgagactgcaataagataatatttgtaaaagctctatgcaaattttaaatctatataaatgctaacagtTTTTATTACTATTAAGGATAAGGACAACTCTAATGGGATGAATAATTAGGACCATCACAATACAACAGGAAAGAGCCTTGAACTTGAAGTCAGTTCTAGATTCTGGTTGTGGTAATTTCACTAACTAGCTGTAAAAACTGATATGAAATGGAGAAATTGGGATACAAGGCTCTCTAAGATCTATTCTAATAAGGCCTACTATCCCATAATCTTAATAATGGTTTTTGAATAACAAAAACTAATTATCTTCTTGGCAACTTTATTAATCAATTCATGGCTatcctattttgtttttgtttttttgttgttgttttttaaacccttaacttctgtgcattggctcataggtggtagagtggtaagggtaggcaataggggtcaagtgacttgcccagggtcacacagctgggaagtgtctgaggctggatttgaacctaggacctcccgtctctaggcctgactctcaatccactgagctacccagctgccctgctacCCTATTTTGGGATTCTGGGAAAGGTGTCTCTTGAGTTAGATAGGTAGAATTTACCAATCAATCATGCCCATCTATCTTTCTAGAAGAACCTCAAATAAATCTAAGAGTATCTTAGCTAATAAAAACTTTTCatttctcaggggaaaaaaatgacaggCAGAAGAAGGGTGATGAACAACTCTATATATGTCCAATAcatcttttcccttctcatcccttcctttccctcttttaaaaaatttatatttaataaatattaacaaataaacatttaaatatataaagataaaggTGGTGGTGAATGAAATGGTGAATTTCTAGTATGCATAAGGTTTGTATagaacaatgattcccaaagtgggtgccaccatcccctggtgggtgcttcagcgatccaggagagcagtgatggccacaggtgcatttatctttcctattaattgctattaaaatgtaaaaaaattaatttccaggggtgctaagtaatatttttttctggaaagggggcggtaggccaaaaaagtttgggaactactgtaGACCTTGTTAAGTTTTTTCATAATTAAAACTTTACACAATTCATTCTGATTATGTACTCCCTTCTGAATTCccttcttctgtttatttttaaatgattctttggtgtcatttttctttttttagcattACTGTCATTACATCCCCCAAAATataccccctccaaaaaaagaaaagctctcCATCGTAGCAAATAAATATAGTTATGAAAGAGAAATCTAAACATTGGATGTGTCAGAGGAGGTAAGTCTCATTCTGCACCTCTAGTCCATCACCCCTCTATCAAGAGGTGGGAAGCatatttcatcatcagtcttttaGAACTTTACATTACATTAATCAGAGTTCTTGTCattcattgttatttttcttcacaGTATTTCCTACTTCTGCTCATTATATTCACTTctttagttcatacaagtcttctcaggtttctttgAACCCATCCCTCTCCTCATTTGATTaggagcaataatattccattatattcatatgccatgaTTTGTGTTGCCTTGTCTTGATTGATGGGCAGGCATCATACCCTGTTCTTTGTTACAATAAAAAGGGcttctaaaatgtttttgtacatatgattccattccctctttctttgatctctttgagatataaatattaatagcacctatcttgcaAGGTTAGTGAGAGGATCAAATCAGACAAATATGAAAACCACACTACAAACCTTAAAGGACAGAAGATAGGGAatggtcctgtgatttcattggtatgagtAACTCCCAAAATGAGAAAACTTCCTCTCCCAACTCAAATTGATATTTTCTCTGAAACTTAAAGAGCAACCAAGGGTACTGTacaggaagtgatttgcccagattctCACAGCCTATATGTTTAAGAGGTGAGACATATATGTGGGTTCAAGTCCCCAAagtttaaagtgctttataaattacAGTGCTTATTAGTTAGTTTTtagtattaattatatttatcattattattattataatcatattatttgGAAGAGTATAGGGaataaagatatgaaaagaaaagaaaattaacagcttgAAAAATTATTCCCAAAAGCTTACCAtagaaaataattccttgaaTATTAGAACTGACCAGCTGGAAgctaaaaatacataaaaaacaataaaacaaaataaaaagacaagTACATTTGTGTGTTTCTGAATGAACCAAGAACATTGAATTATAAATAATTTCTGAGTTTTCCAAAGCACATGAATGCCCCTTCCTCATATACTTCTCTGCAGGGTTTCTGTAAGTGTGTACTTATTAAGTGCATCAACTAAAGAGTATGATCTGGGTTTATATGTTTATTGACATGCATTTTGTCATTTATACTTTAAATGTAATATAGTAATGTCTATAGTATTGTTTCTTTTGCCTTACATTTAAGTAAATGATTGTTCAAGATCCCAAAATACATTATTGTGAGTGGCTAAGTTGTgtaatattatgtgtatatatgtcttgTGAGTGGTTGGTTAGTTTTGTAGatagaaacaaattttgaatGCAGCCTTGAACGAGATTAATTAGGGATTTCCCCTCAACTGAGACCTGAGAGAATATGAATGTAATTGTCGTgttgtgtcccactctttatGACTCTATGGACCATAGCACTCTAATAccatccatggagttttcttggcaaagatactggtttgccttttccttcttcagaagattaaggcaaacagacattaagtgacttgtccagggtcatacaaactagtaaatgtcttgagattggatttgaatttaggtcttcctgactccaggcccagtgctctatccactgagctacctacctgcctgaATGTAACTTTAAGGTGGGCTGTTCTGGGAACTTTGACATGCTAGTGCAAACTGTGGTCACCAAATCCAGAGAGAGGTAGGGTTTTGACACATCTAGTTGAGAAGTGTGACACCTCCCCGCCCCCAAACACATGTGATATTGTTGGAGTGTTcatattatactttttttctgcAGGCCCTTCTGTACACTCTATTAGCTAATTTATTTTGTGAGGGCTTTGGAACATACCACCTCATTCCTTTGATATCCCAACTCCCTTACCACAAGCCCTTGTGGTCACTAAGAATGGTAAATGGCACCTGATGGTCTATAGTGGCAGTAGTGTCAAACTTAAACAGAAAGAAGTCTTAGCAAGCTGTGTATTGTCACACCAGAATGTGCAGAATCCAATCTGCAATAAAACCACTGAGGTAGAGCTCTgagtcaataattatttattaaaaaggaCCTCATCCCTTCAATTAATAGGATTTCAGGCCTTCCTCATGGTTTGAGACTCCTACATGCCTCAGGGTGCAGCTTTTATACCATTCAGGGCCCATATGCCTGAGTAATCCACTACTGCCACAGTTGGGGACAGTGACTAGAAAGAGATCCCTCTTCCTGAAGTCACTGATATCCTTCACTACAATGATGACATGTTGACCTTGGCTGGATGAGCCTCTGGTGGCAGAGGCCTTAGATCATATGAGTTTGAGTTTTGGGGAATACAATAGATGaccattgccagcaaccacataaccatAGCAACtatcatccaatctactgttctggggtgtcttggatttctaattgaccatcattattgagataagtgagggggaggctgggagagacAAGGGCCTGTGCTATGAGTTCTGTTTCCTGCCATTAGAAATAGCAGCAgtcatcttaatttacataaggaacgtCATCTTGCAGCAAAGTgtagactccatttcaccactattaccATTGTGCATCTTTATCAactcctatttctgcttattaaccctgctctttcctaaaagacatatgccatcttgtggtcagttaggctagttaacctCTAATTGCCTGCAGagctaacaggctatctataattctatcttctgtcactatctccctgatggagaaccccaaaaataaaaaccaaggttaagtaaagaaagtagtagtagcagtagcagaccctttcaagagacatggaccaagatgtatggcattatagaaaaaaatggcagatcattttacATTCTTTGTACTGAAACAGTAGTAAGCAGaacatggaatataaatagacattttgaaactaataattccaagctcttgaaaaaaagtgaagatgaaagaaaggaacACATTTCTGGGCAGCTACACCTAAGAGCCAATCTAAtaccatccttaaatttgtaaaaggttTTACAAATCtaacatctgcaagtttgagTATTGCTCTCTCcgtagctcagcatggaaaagcactcagtgagagagaatttattaaagaaagtCACCTAAGACGTGCATCAGTTCTACTTCACAATATGCAAACTAAagattattaagagaatatctgagttaccactcagtagaaatatcataaaagaccaaataatgagactgaaTACAAACATACAACATCAGTTAAAGAGAAGCATAAgtcattgtaaatatttttcaatctctctcgatgaaactactgatgtcacctcacatgctcagttggccattattggttgatattctgatggtctcacaatgagagaagagttgataaagttaatATCAGTGCCAACAAATACATCAGGAAGCGAAATATGTAAGATTGTGATACAAACATTCtgtgacctaagcattgatatctctaaagttgtgtcagcGATGACAGATAGGGCACCAAaaatggtggggaaaaaagtcggatttgtcaaattgtttacagaaGCTATTGGACATCCAATTGTACCTTttcattgagagagagagagagagagagagagagagagagagagagagagagagcagagcctccagaaacgccaaggaaagagaaagagagtcagcctaacttacccaaggGGAATAGtctcctccctcctaatttacatggccaatcacaatagatgctttctcatagaaagtgtagggggcgttgcctcaattctgattggttactcactctagcacacgtgggttaggacctcccagaattagaaggtgctctcacctttatgtagacttaatttaattatcacacagGAGAGTGCCCAAGCCTTGACTCCCTACCAAATGAAATTCCACAAAGATAACATAAAAGAAATCCGACAAGGTCTCCAGATGAAAACACAACTCACCATACTGTGTGGATGAGCTAATCCTCTGGGAGCAAGATAGCTCAAATGGACCAAGAGAAAGAGTCCCAGATCTCTCCCCAAGGGGAAAGTGCCTAACGACTAGTGTAGCAAGTTCAGGAAAAGCACATGATTCAATCCTGTATAAAACCACTCCTTCCCAggatctctccctctcttcaggGACATCTCCCCTGAAGAACACAGGAAACAAGAGTCTTCTCTTTCAAAGATGGAAGTCAGAAGACAaagatttctcttctctctcaggagGAAGCAATTAGTAACCAGTTTCCACCACTGACCCAGTCTTATTCAAATAGGTGTTGAGTCATTGGTTACATCCCTTTATATTCACTTtgtttcctgacttttttttaaattaatagaatttGTCCACAAGTGTCCCAGTCACTACCCTCCCACATCATGGAAGGCATCATGGGGAGAGATAGACATATTCATACAAATtacatctttcatgtttccatctcTCAGTTCACTCTCTGTAGGTAACAATTTACTCTTCTAGGAGTAATTCTGTAGCTATGtatgatgttcttttggttctactcatttcactgttcattatcccatagaattctttccaagtttttgttttttttttttaaactagcctgctcatcatttcttgtggggCACATATTCATGcattacaatttatttagccattcccattCTATGGACATTTACAGTGTTTTCAATTCTTTAGTCTGCTGTAAAGTGTATTGgggtgtttttttctttgtttttggtcattGAGCTCTTTGTGGTAAATGCTTAGTAGTGGAACTTCTGAATCAAAGTGGTATGGACAttaatcactttatttgcataagtccaaattgctttccagaatagttgtaccAATTCCCAgatccatcaacaatgtattaacGGAGCAATGATTTTTCAAAAGTATATGTATATTGGGAGCAGTttggtggctaagtggattgagagccagacctggagacggatcctgggttcaaatttgactccagaCACTTCCCTGACTATTGTTATATTAAAGGAGGTCACTACTATCTTTTAATGTATATgaagatgatgtacagagaggataggatggcacttctcctttaaaacagttgcccaggcaggatcctttaggtcaaagtgatttatcccttcaggacccacctggggttaattgatattattaaattgggctcttcagctgggataataTTGGCAATCTGACTGCgtggctcccttcccaaataaactttggaaaccaattcaggaaggtactttaaactttaaatatatttggtaagaaggataatggtaagggattgaggtattaggagaccctactttaaattgatactaatgaatctctaactgcaggcaaatgaaggaatcaagatgatagcttctctctggtacagtctggccagggctaaaccagagtaggcaaactgctgtgaaatcttcagcttcttcttctgtagatcttaagccttaataGTAGAGATatcaccctttccaccctcttctttgtctcctgcccacttcccggatccctcccgggccctgggaagcctagatagctaagaCGATGAATCttctaatatctaggggcagcaGACACagaggtggtggtcaagtacagatTGATGACCGTCCAGGAAacacaggaagagcttgcagggtagtgtttgcaagtctctatctccaaagaccaggatccacaccgatctctagcctcagggacaggtcAAAGACTCCAGAACTCCTCTGTcaggttctcaactgccccctcctgagtccgcatgcctctctgggaacattctatccaactgattcacctgtcaatcaaaagtgaacttcaagctcccagagattcaatataacactatgTAACCCTGATtcagtcacttgatcccaattgcccagcccatactgctcttttgcctcagcactaatacttagtattaatactaagaagttttttttttttaaaaagcgaCAGCCTGACTGCTGGTTATCAAGACAATGCTAATAACCACGGAACATGGTGGAGATGAGCTGAAATGACCAAGTGTCTAGCCTGTCCACGGCTTCATTCCTACAATTTCAGGCCTCCGGAAGGTGTCTAGGAAGAACGGAGGATGTCACCTTCAGCCTACgcttcccagaattctctgtgTCCCCGGACGGAGCAGGGTATGGGCATGGAGGCGGAGAACCAGCCAGTGGGGACGTGAGGTTGGCATGGTAGAATAGTAGTTGCAGTGCCTTTTCTTTTACTTCCCTTCCGAAGCGGGGCCTAGAGATTTCTGGGAAATGTAGTACGCCGGCACATGCGCAATGAACGGAAATAATGCTCGGTTCTGCGGCGGCCTGGGACAATTGGAGGGTAAACGAGTGGGTGAAAGCCTGGATTCAAGGACGAGGGCGAAGGCCCAGATTTAGGAAGCGGAAGTGTACAGTGGAGGCAAAGATGTGCCCGAGTGAGCATGCTCCCAATCACTGTTCCCATTTGTGGAGGTGCCACAGGAGGACGGGGTGAAACAAGAAGGAAGCTGTGTAGGCATCATCTCTCGAGAAAGGGCAAGGAGGTGTGGCAT belongs to Gracilinanus agilis isolate LMUSP501 chromosome 5, AgileGrace, whole genome shotgun sequence and includes:
- the LOC123249405 gene encoding testis-specific H1 histone, translating into MTEAAADPGGLSKELVLESSEKTLDTQVRHRRRSVLRVSQLLLRAIAAHKGLTLTVLKKEFGNAGYQVRRKCSRHSSETPQAASGRGTLLRVSGSKAEGYFRVWKSLKPIKKRPRKPATKIKEVHKKRLASLFSGRYKKAPEQGSQTNPIDSLDPENIKRPEPPKRPETPNMAEATKVTETPYPPEKKICMEQVKESLENMEEISSYSSRLKTSKKTREEIRRKARRQKMKKLKMEEEMEASRTQMKSMETLRDPKEKKEKRMKIMEHKKAKAKEDKKAKTKEKTKEVKEKNVDSEKPLEHNQNDHRQSPGRSYSPKSARQSYKVSSGKNSLQRKKSILRIGARH